A window of the Brassica napus cultivar Da-Ae chromosome C5, Da-Ae, whole genome shotgun sequence genome harbors these coding sequences:
- the LOC106452258 gene encoding uncharacterized protein LOC106452258 isoform X1, translating into MVSGSRTGGNRAMDDEERKLIESIREIVGNHTDADIHAALKEADMNADEAVQKLIHQDPFHEVKRRRDRKKEVAVLVEPADEKKPLESVTSEVNVRTQPEHNARRGGHSRNVFPRNAAPRDDFHRNTAPRNEFPRNAAPRNEFPRNAAQQNEFPGNPAPRNAFPRNAAPRNAFPRNPATGSKREFRVVRDNRSNPNVGEELKHTSAHQSSGLNISKAMASQNQKGLTGGVGNRRSPGDQDFSKDCNAVADVRLRDAEIAPFHHPTRKELSDGKQTARSVTLPSTNSVIGVYPSSTDPVHVPSPVSRSSPVGAIKREVRGGDFGGKPSENVGKDPSASTGSLSGSSIRKIGTPNAHRSSSPNSKIDQVSQTTLRESVLPSCGEKNRPVLNRQRGNRGSQNARTQQVGGHTKGVSQNKEWKPKPIHKSVGHNPGVIGTPAKSQACRSDDISLNLESEAVKVQDKLSHVHISESQNVIIADHIRVPETDRCQLTFGSFVQEFSSSVNSESAFQESCSLEELRETDRSSPVSPPETVTDGPGDKPIDILDDHVRVSESDSRVPVASEHQLPEEKEAHRSDNLDEYSEIQLLSRNGPHYTPLEFEEQQDPPELQKAPQAYGNHGSYDSPYENVRGQGLPSQQEQVLSTQMVNNGPSSTIPMLQQQQQQQQQASMQQMYSQVQVAHFPNLMPYRQFVSYVPQMPMPGYSGNPAAYAHPSNGNSYVLMPGGGSHPGSNGVKYGIQQFKPVPTGGPTGFGTYNNNPNAYQINTPNVVGNAMGLEDPSRMKYKDGNIYVQNPQQAETSDIWMQNPRDLSSLQSPPYYNVAGQTPHGAYLPSHTSHPSFNAAAQSPQMQFQGLFHPPQPGAMANQHHMGPGLGGNVGVVPSPPSQLGAYQQSQLGHPNWGANF; encoded by the exons ATGGTGTCTGGGTCCAGAACCGGCGGTAATCGGGCGATGGATGATGAAGAGAGAAAGCTGATTGAGTCGATTAGAGAAATCGTGGGTAATCACACCGACGCCGATATCCACGCCGCCTTGAAAGAAGCTGACATGAACGCCGACGAGGCTGTGCAGAAGCTGATCCATCAAG ATCCGTTCCATGaggtgaagagaagaagagacagGAAGAAAGAG GTTGCAGTATTGGTTGAGCCTGCCGACGAAAAGAAACCTCTTGAAAGTGTTACCAGTGAAGTGAACGTTCGTACACAGCCTGAGCATAATGCTCGGAGAGGAGGCCACAGTAGGAATGTCTTCCCTAGGAACGCTGCTCCACGAGATGATTTTCATAGGAACACTGCTCCGCGAAATGAATTTCCTAGGAACGCTGCTCCACGAAATGAGTTTCCTAGGAACGCTGCTCAACAAAATGAGTTTCCTGGGAACCCTGCTCCACGTAATGCCTTTCCTAGGAACGCTGCTCCACGAAATGCATTTCCTAGGAATCCTGCTACTG GATCCAAGAGAGAGTTTCGTGTTGTTAGAGACAATAGGTCTAATCCAAATGTTGGTGAAGAGTTGAAGCATACTTCCGCTCACCAGTCTTCTGGATTAAACATTAGCAAAGCAATGGCCTCTCAGAACCAAAAGGG CTTAACAGGTGGTGTAGGCAATCGTCGATCTCCTGGGGATCAAGATTTTTCAAAAGATTGTAATGCAGTAGCAGATGTCAGGCTCAGAGATGCTGAAATTGCTCCATTCCACCATCCTACCAGAAAAGAACTCTCTGATGGAAAGCAGACGGCCCGTAGTGTTACCTTGCCATCAACCAATTCAGTTATTGGTGTATATCCGTCTTCCACAGATCCAGTTCATGTACCATCTCCTGTTTCTAGATCATCACCTGTGGGAGCTATTAAACGTGAAGTAAGAGGTGGAGACTTTGGTGGAAAACCTTCTGAAAATGTTGGTAAAGATCCATCTGCATCTACGGGTTCTTTGTCAGGGTCCTCGATTAGAAAGATTGGGACTCCAAATGCACATCGATCATCTTCCCCAAATTCAAAGATTGATCAAGTCAGTCAAACTACTTTACGAGAGTCTGTTTTACCCAGCTGTGGGGAAAAGAATAGACCTGTTTTGAACAGGCAGCGTGGAAACAGAGGAAGCCAAAATGCTAGAACCCAACAAGTTGGTGGTCATACAAAAG GAGTCTCACAGAACAAGGAATGGAAGCCTAAACCAATTCATAAATCTGTTGGACATAACCCTGGAGTAATTGGAACACCTGCAAAGTCTCAGGCTTGTCGTTCTGATGATATTTCCTTAAATTTGGAATCGGAGGCTGTTAAGGTGCAAGATAAGCTTTCGCATGTTCATATCAGTGAAAGCCAGAATGTCATCATCGCAGATCATATTCGCGTCCCAGAGACTGACCGATGTCAGCTTACTTTTGGTAGCTTTGTTCAAGAGTTTAGTTCTTCAGTGAATTCAGAATCTGCTTTCCAGGAATCATGCTCTTTAGAAGAACTTAGAGAAACTGATCGTAG TTCGCCAGTTTCTCCTCCAGAGACTGTAACAGATGGTCCTGGGGATAAGCCTATCGATATTCTTGATGATCATGTCAGAGTTTCTGAATCTGACTCACGTGTACCAGTGGCGTCTGAGCATCAGTTACCCGAAGAGAAGGAGGCTCACAGATCTGACAATTTGGATGAGTACTCGGAAATTCAATTGCTCAGTAGGAACGGTCCACATTATACTCCTTTAGAGTTTGAAGAGCAGCAAGATCCTCCTGAGTTGCAAAAAGCTCCT CAGGCATATGGTAATCACGGTAGTTATGACTCTCCGTATGAAAACGTACGAGGACAAGGATTACCATCTCAGCAAGAG CAGGTGTTAAGTACTCAAATGGTGAACAATGGCCCTTCATCTACGATTCCCATgctgcagcagcagcagcaacaacaacagcagGCGTCAATGCAACAGATGTACTCGCAGGTTCAAGTTGCACATTTTCCCAATCTGATGCCTTATCGTCAGTTCGTCTCCTATGTTCCCCAGATGCCCATGCCAGGCTACTCAGGTAACCCAGCAGCGTATGCACATCCTTCAAATGGAAATAGCTATGTTCTGATGCCTGGAGGTGGTTCTCATCCTGGCTCAAACGGTGTCAAGTATGGCATCCAGCAATTCAAGCCAGTCCCAACAGGTGGTCCTACTGGTTTTGGGACTTACAACAACAACCCTAATGCGTATCAGATTAATACTCCCAATGTAGTTGGAAACGCCATGGGTCTTGAAGATCCATCTCGCATGAAATACAAAGATGGGAATATCTACGTTCAAAACCCTCAG CAGGCTGAGACTTCTGATATTTGGATGCAGAATCCAAGAGATCTTTCTAGCCTTCAGTCTCCTCCATATTACAACGTAGCTGGTCAAACGCCTCATGGTGCTTATTTACCATCCCATACATCACATCCATCCTTCAACGCCGCTGCACAATCTCCTCAAATGCAGTTCCAGGGTCTCTTCCATCCCCCACAACCTGGTGCAATGGCGAATCAACACCACATGGGACCTGGGCTTGGTGGTAATGTTGGGGTTGTGCCCTCTCCTCCCTCTCAACTTGGTGCTTATCAGCAATCACAACTTGGTCATCCCAATTGGGGAGCAAACTTCTGA
- the LOC106452258 gene encoding uncharacterized protein LOC106452258 isoform X2 → MVSGSRTGGNRAMDDEERKLIESIREIVGNHTDADIHAALKEADMNADEAVQKLIHQDPFHEVKRRRDRKKEVAVLVEPADEKKPLESVTSEVNVRTQPEHNARRGGHSRNVFPRNAAPRDDFHRNTAPRNEFPRNAAPRNEFPRNAAQQNEFPGNPAPRNAFPRNAAPRNAFPRNPATGSKREFRVVRDNRSNPNVGEELKHTSAHQSSGLNISKAMASQNQKGLTGGVGNRRSPGDQDFSKDCNAVADVRLRDAEIAPFHHPTRKELSDGKQTARSVTLPSTNSVIGVYPSSTDPVHVPSPVSRSSPVGAIKREVRGGDFGGKPSENVGKDPSASTGSLSGSSIRKIGTPNAHRSSSPNSKIDQVSQTTLRESVLPSCGEKNRPVLNRQRGNRGSQNARTQQVGGHTKGVSQNKEWKPKPIHKSVGHNPGVIGTPAKSQACRSDDISLNLESEAVKVQDKLSHVHISESQNVIIADHIRVPETDRCQLTFGSFVQEFSSSVNSESAFQESCSLEELRETDRSSPVSPPETVTDGPGDKPIDILDDHVRVSESDSRVPVASEHQLPEEKEAHRSDNLDEYSEIQLLSRNGPHYTPLEFEEQQDPPELQKAPQAYGNHGSYDSPYENVRGQGLPSQQEQVLSTQMVNNGPSSTIPMLQQQQQQQQQASMQQMYSQVQVAHFPNLMPYRQFVSYVPQMPMPGYSGNPAAYAHPSNGNSYVLMPGGGSHPGSNGVKYGIQQFKPVPTGGPTGFGTYNNNPNAYQINTPNVVGNAMGLEDPSRMKYKDGNIYVQNPQAETSDIWMQNPRDLSSLQSPPYYNVAGQTPHGAYLPSHTSHPSFNAAAQSPQMQFQGLFHPPQPGAMANQHHMGPGLGGNVGVVPSPPSQLGAYQQSQLGHPNWGANF, encoded by the exons ATGGTGTCTGGGTCCAGAACCGGCGGTAATCGGGCGATGGATGATGAAGAGAGAAAGCTGATTGAGTCGATTAGAGAAATCGTGGGTAATCACACCGACGCCGATATCCACGCCGCCTTGAAAGAAGCTGACATGAACGCCGACGAGGCTGTGCAGAAGCTGATCCATCAAG ATCCGTTCCATGaggtgaagagaagaagagacagGAAGAAAGAG GTTGCAGTATTGGTTGAGCCTGCCGACGAAAAGAAACCTCTTGAAAGTGTTACCAGTGAAGTGAACGTTCGTACACAGCCTGAGCATAATGCTCGGAGAGGAGGCCACAGTAGGAATGTCTTCCCTAGGAACGCTGCTCCACGAGATGATTTTCATAGGAACACTGCTCCGCGAAATGAATTTCCTAGGAACGCTGCTCCACGAAATGAGTTTCCTAGGAACGCTGCTCAACAAAATGAGTTTCCTGGGAACCCTGCTCCACGTAATGCCTTTCCTAGGAACGCTGCTCCACGAAATGCATTTCCTAGGAATCCTGCTACTG GATCCAAGAGAGAGTTTCGTGTTGTTAGAGACAATAGGTCTAATCCAAATGTTGGTGAAGAGTTGAAGCATACTTCCGCTCACCAGTCTTCTGGATTAAACATTAGCAAAGCAATGGCCTCTCAGAACCAAAAGGG CTTAACAGGTGGTGTAGGCAATCGTCGATCTCCTGGGGATCAAGATTTTTCAAAAGATTGTAATGCAGTAGCAGATGTCAGGCTCAGAGATGCTGAAATTGCTCCATTCCACCATCCTACCAGAAAAGAACTCTCTGATGGAAAGCAGACGGCCCGTAGTGTTACCTTGCCATCAACCAATTCAGTTATTGGTGTATATCCGTCTTCCACAGATCCAGTTCATGTACCATCTCCTGTTTCTAGATCATCACCTGTGGGAGCTATTAAACGTGAAGTAAGAGGTGGAGACTTTGGTGGAAAACCTTCTGAAAATGTTGGTAAAGATCCATCTGCATCTACGGGTTCTTTGTCAGGGTCCTCGATTAGAAAGATTGGGACTCCAAATGCACATCGATCATCTTCCCCAAATTCAAAGATTGATCAAGTCAGTCAAACTACTTTACGAGAGTCTGTTTTACCCAGCTGTGGGGAAAAGAATAGACCTGTTTTGAACAGGCAGCGTGGAAACAGAGGAAGCCAAAATGCTAGAACCCAACAAGTTGGTGGTCATACAAAAG GAGTCTCACAGAACAAGGAATGGAAGCCTAAACCAATTCATAAATCTGTTGGACATAACCCTGGAGTAATTGGAACACCTGCAAAGTCTCAGGCTTGTCGTTCTGATGATATTTCCTTAAATTTGGAATCGGAGGCTGTTAAGGTGCAAGATAAGCTTTCGCATGTTCATATCAGTGAAAGCCAGAATGTCATCATCGCAGATCATATTCGCGTCCCAGAGACTGACCGATGTCAGCTTACTTTTGGTAGCTTTGTTCAAGAGTTTAGTTCTTCAGTGAATTCAGAATCTGCTTTCCAGGAATCATGCTCTTTAGAAGAACTTAGAGAAACTGATCGTAG TTCGCCAGTTTCTCCTCCAGAGACTGTAACAGATGGTCCTGGGGATAAGCCTATCGATATTCTTGATGATCATGTCAGAGTTTCTGAATCTGACTCACGTGTACCAGTGGCGTCTGAGCATCAGTTACCCGAAGAGAAGGAGGCTCACAGATCTGACAATTTGGATGAGTACTCGGAAATTCAATTGCTCAGTAGGAACGGTCCACATTATACTCCTTTAGAGTTTGAAGAGCAGCAAGATCCTCCTGAGTTGCAAAAAGCTCCT CAGGCATATGGTAATCACGGTAGTTATGACTCTCCGTATGAAAACGTACGAGGACAAGGATTACCATCTCAGCAAGAG CAGGTGTTAAGTACTCAAATGGTGAACAATGGCCCTTCATCTACGATTCCCATgctgcagcagcagcagcaacaacaacagcagGCGTCAATGCAACAGATGTACTCGCAGGTTCAAGTTGCACATTTTCCCAATCTGATGCCTTATCGTCAGTTCGTCTCCTATGTTCCCCAGATGCCCATGCCAGGCTACTCAGGTAACCCAGCAGCGTATGCACATCCTTCAAATGGAAATAGCTATGTTCTGATGCCTGGAGGTGGTTCTCATCCTGGCTCAAACGGTGTCAAGTATGGCATCCAGCAATTCAAGCCAGTCCCAACAGGTGGTCCTACTGGTTTTGGGACTTACAACAACAACCCTAATGCGTATCAGATTAATACTCCCAATGTAGTTGGAAACGCCATGGGTCTTGAAGATCCATCTCGCATGAAATACAAAGATGGGAATATCTACGTTCAAAACCCTCAG GCTGAGACTTCTGATATTTGGATGCAGAATCCAAGAGATCTTTCTAGCCTTCAGTCTCCTCCATATTACAACGTAGCTGGTCAAACGCCTCATGGTGCTTATTTACCATCCCATACATCACATCCATCCTTCAACGCCGCTGCACAATCTCCTCAAATGCAGTTCCAGGGTCTCTTCCATCCCCCACAACCTGGTGCAATGGCGAATCAACACCACATGGGACCTGGGCTTGGTGGTAATGTTGGGGTTGTGCCCTCTCCTCCCTCTCAACTTGGTGCTTATCAGCAATCACAACTTGGTCATCCCAATTGGGGAGCAAACTTCTGA
- the LOC106452258 gene encoding uncharacterized protein LOC106452258 isoform X7 — protein MVSGSRTGGNRAMDDEERKLIESIREIVGNHTDADIHAALKEADMNADEAVQKLIHQDPFHEVKRRRDRKKEVAVLVEPADEKKPLESVTSEVNVRTQPEHNARRGGHSRNVFPRNAAPRDDFHRNTAPRNEFPRNAAPRNEFPRNAAQQNEFPGNPAPRNAFPRNAAPRNAFPRNPATGSKREFRVVRDNRSNPNVGEELKHTSAHQSSGLNISKAMASQNQKGLTGGVGNRRSPGDQDFSKDCNAVADVRLRDAEIAPFHHPTRKELSDGKQTARSVTLPSTNSVIGVYPSSTDPVHVPSPVSRSSPVGAIKREVRGGDFGGKPSENVGKDPSASTGSLSGSSIRKIGTPNAHRSSSPNSKIDQVSQTTLRESVLPSCGEKNRPVLNRQRGNRGSQNARTQQVGGHTKGVSQNKEWKPKPIHKSVGHNPGVIGTPAKSQACRSDDISLNLESEAVKVQDKLSHVHISESQNVIIADHIRVPETDRCQLTFGSFVQEFSSSVNSESAFQESCSLEELRETDRSSPVSPPETVTDGPGDKPIDILDDHVRVSESDSRVPVASEHQLPEEKEAHRSDNLDEYSEIQLLSRNGPHYTPLEFEEQQDPPELQKAPQAYGNHGSYDSPYENVRGQGLPSQQEQVLSTQMVNNGPSSTIPMLQQQQQQQQQASMQQMYSQVQVAHFPNLMPYRQFVSYVPQMPMPGYSGNPAAYAHPSNGNSYVLMPGGGSHPGSNGVKYGIQQFKPVPTGGPTGFGTYNNNPNAYQINTPNVVGNAMGLEDPSRMKYKDGNIYVQNPQNPRDLSSLQSPPYYNVAGQTPHGAYLPSHTSHPSFNAAAQSPQMQFQGLFHPPQPGAMANQHHMGPGLGGNVGVVPSPPSQLGAYQQSQLGHPNWGANF, from the exons ATGGTGTCTGGGTCCAGAACCGGCGGTAATCGGGCGATGGATGATGAAGAGAGAAAGCTGATTGAGTCGATTAGAGAAATCGTGGGTAATCACACCGACGCCGATATCCACGCCGCCTTGAAAGAAGCTGACATGAACGCCGACGAGGCTGTGCAGAAGCTGATCCATCAAG ATCCGTTCCATGaggtgaagagaagaagagacagGAAGAAAGAG GTTGCAGTATTGGTTGAGCCTGCCGACGAAAAGAAACCTCTTGAAAGTGTTACCAGTGAAGTGAACGTTCGTACACAGCCTGAGCATAATGCTCGGAGAGGAGGCCACAGTAGGAATGTCTTCCCTAGGAACGCTGCTCCACGAGATGATTTTCATAGGAACACTGCTCCGCGAAATGAATTTCCTAGGAACGCTGCTCCACGAAATGAGTTTCCTAGGAACGCTGCTCAACAAAATGAGTTTCCTGGGAACCCTGCTCCACGTAATGCCTTTCCTAGGAACGCTGCTCCACGAAATGCATTTCCTAGGAATCCTGCTACTG GATCCAAGAGAGAGTTTCGTGTTGTTAGAGACAATAGGTCTAATCCAAATGTTGGTGAAGAGTTGAAGCATACTTCCGCTCACCAGTCTTCTGGATTAAACATTAGCAAAGCAATGGCCTCTCAGAACCAAAAGGG CTTAACAGGTGGTGTAGGCAATCGTCGATCTCCTGGGGATCAAGATTTTTCAAAAGATTGTAATGCAGTAGCAGATGTCAGGCTCAGAGATGCTGAAATTGCTCCATTCCACCATCCTACCAGAAAAGAACTCTCTGATGGAAAGCAGACGGCCCGTAGTGTTACCTTGCCATCAACCAATTCAGTTATTGGTGTATATCCGTCTTCCACAGATCCAGTTCATGTACCATCTCCTGTTTCTAGATCATCACCTGTGGGAGCTATTAAACGTGAAGTAAGAGGTGGAGACTTTGGTGGAAAACCTTCTGAAAATGTTGGTAAAGATCCATCTGCATCTACGGGTTCTTTGTCAGGGTCCTCGATTAGAAAGATTGGGACTCCAAATGCACATCGATCATCTTCCCCAAATTCAAAGATTGATCAAGTCAGTCAAACTACTTTACGAGAGTCTGTTTTACCCAGCTGTGGGGAAAAGAATAGACCTGTTTTGAACAGGCAGCGTGGAAACAGAGGAAGCCAAAATGCTAGAACCCAACAAGTTGGTGGTCATACAAAAG GAGTCTCACAGAACAAGGAATGGAAGCCTAAACCAATTCATAAATCTGTTGGACATAACCCTGGAGTAATTGGAACACCTGCAAAGTCTCAGGCTTGTCGTTCTGATGATATTTCCTTAAATTTGGAATCGGAGGCTGTTAAGGTGCAAGATAAGCTTTCGCATGTTCATATCAGTGAAAGCCAGAATGTCATCATCGCAGATCATATTCGCGTCCCAGAGACTGACCGATGTCAGCTTACTTTTGGTAGCTTTGTTCAAGAGTTTAGTTCTTCAGTGAATTCAGAATCTGCTTTCCAGGAATCATGCTCTTTAGAAGAACTTAGAGAAACTGATCGTAG TTCGCCAGTTTCTCCTCCAGAGACTGTAACAGATGGTCCTGGGGATAAGCCTATCGATATTCTTGATGATCATGTCAGAGTTTCTGAATCTGACTCACGTGTACCAGTGGCGTCTGAGCATCAGTTACCCGAAGAGAAGGAGGCTCACAGATCTGACAATTTGGATGAGTACTCGGAAATTCAATTGCTCAGTAGGAACGGTCCACATTATACTCCTTTAGAGTTTGAAGAGCAGCAAGATCCTCCTGAGTTGCAAAAAGCTCCT CAGGCATATGGTAATCACGGTAGTTATGACTCTCCGTATGAAAACGTACGAGGACAAGGATTACCATCTCAGCAAGAG CAGGTGTTAAGTACTCAAATGGTGAACAATGGCCCTTCATCTACGATTCCCATgctgcagcagcagcagcaacaacaacagcagGCGTCAATGCAACAGATGTACTCGCAGGTTCAAGTTGCACATTTTCCCAATCTGATGCCTTATCGTCAGTTCGTCTCCTATGTTCCCCAGATGCCCATGCCAGGCTACTCAGGTAACCCAGCAGCGTATGCACATCCTTCAAATGGAAATAGCTATGTTCTGATGCCTGGAGGTGGTTCTCATCCTGGCTCAAACGGTGTCAAGTATGGCATCCAGCAATTCAAGCCAGTCCCAACAGGTGGTCCTACTGGTTTTGGGACTTACAACAACAACCCTAATGCGTATCAGATTAATACTCCCAATGTAGTTGGAAACGCCATGGGTCTTGAAGATCCATCTCGCATGAAATACAAAGATGGGAATATCTACGTTCAAAACCCTCAG AATCCAAGAGATCTTTCTAGCCTTCAGTCTCCTCCATATTACAACGTAGCTGGTCAAACGCCTCATGGTGCTTATTTACCATCCCATACATCACATCCATCCTTCAACGCCGCTGCACAATCTCCTCAAATGCAGTTCCAGGGTCTCTTCCATCCCCCACAACCTGGTGCAATGGCGAATCAACACCACATGGGACCTGGGCTTGGTGGTAATGTTGGGGTTGTGCCCTCTCCTCCCTCTCAACTTGGTGCTTATCAGCAATCACAACTTGGTCATCCCAATTGGGGAGCAAACTTCTGA
- the LOC106452258 gene encoding uncharacterized protein LOC106452258 isoform X4, giving the protein MVSGSRTGGNRAMDDEERKLIESIREIVGNHTDADIHAALKEADMNADEAVQKLIHQDPFHEVKRRRDRKKEVAVLVEPADEKKPLESVTSEVNVRTQPEHNARRGGHSRNVFPRNAAPRDDFHRNTAPRNEFPRNAAPRNEFPRNAAQQNEFPGNPAPRNAFPRNAAPRNAFPRNPATGSKREFRVVRDNRSNPNVGEELKHTSAHQSSGLNISKAMASQNQKGLTGGVGNRRSPGDQDFSKDCNAVADVRLRDAEIAPFHHPTRKELSDGKQTARSVTLPSTNSVIGVYPSSTDPVHVPSPVSRSSPVGAIKREVRGGDFGGKPSENVGKDPSASTGSLSGSSIRKIGTPNAHRSSSPNSKIDQVSQTTLRESVLPSCGEKNRPVLNRQRGNRGSQNARTQQVGGHTKGVSQNKEWKPKPIHKSVGHNPGVIGTPAKSQACRSDDISLNLESEAVKVQDKLSHVHISESQNVIIADHIRVPETDRCQLTFGSFVQEFSSSVNSESAFQESCSLEELRETDRSSPVSPPETVTDGPGDKPIDILDDHVRVSESDSRVPVASEHQLPEEKEAHRSDNLDEYSEIQLLSRNGPHYTPLEFEEQQDPPELQKAPQAYGNHGSYDSPYENVRGQGLPSQQEVLSTQMVNNGPSSTIPMLQQQQQQQQQASMQQMYSQVQVAHFPNLMPYRQFVSYVPQMPMPGYSGNPAAYAHPSNGNSYVLMPGGGSHPGSNGVKYGIQQFKPVPTGGPTGFGTYNNNPNAYQINTPNVVGNAMGLEDPSRMKYKDGNIYVQNPQQAETSDIWMQNPRDLSSLQSPPYYNVAGQTPHGAYLPSHTSHPSFNAAAQSPQMQFQGLFHPPQPGAMANQHHMGPGLGGNVGVVPSPPSQLGAYQQSQLGHPNWGANF; this is encoded by the exons ATGGTGTCTGGGTCCAGAACCGGCGGTAATCGGGCGATGGATGATGAAGAGAGAAAGCTGATTGAGTCGATTAGAGAAATCGTGGGTAATCACACCGACGCCGATATCCACGCCGCCTTGAAAGAAGCTGACATGAACGCCGACGAGGCTGTGCAGAAGCTGATCCATCAAG ATCCGTTCCATGaggtgaagagaagaagagacagGAAGAAAGAG GTTGCAGTATTGGTTGAGCCTGCCGACGAAAAGAAACCTCTTGAAAGTGTTACCAGTGAAGTGAACGTTCGTACACAGCCTGAGCATAATGCTCGGAGAGGAGGCCACAGTAGGAATGTCTTCCCTAGGAACGCTGCTCCACGAGATGATTTTCATAGGAACACTGCTCCGCGAAATGAATTTCCTAGGAACGCTGCTCCACGAAATGAGTTTCCTAGGAACGCTGCTCAACAAAATGAGTTTCCTGGGAACCCTGCTCCACGTAATGCCTTTCCTAGGAACGCTGCTCCACGAAATGCATTTCCTAGGAATCCTGCTACTG GATCCAAGAGAGAGTTTCGTGTTGTTAGAGACAATAGGTCTAATCCAAATGTTGGTGAAGAGTTGAAGCATACTTCCGCTCACCAGTCTTCTGGATTAAACATTAGCAAAGCAATGGCCTCTCAGAACCAAAAGGG CTTAACAGGTGGTGTAGGCAATCGTCGATCTCCTGGGGATCAAGATTTTTCAAAAGATTGTAATGCAGTAGCAGATGTCAGGCTCAGAGATGCTGAAATTGCTCCATTCCACCATCCTACCAGAAAAGAACTCTCTGATGGAAAGCAGACGGCCCGTAGTGTTACCTTGCCATCAACCAATTCAGTTATTGGTGTATATCCGTCTTCCACAGATCCAGTTCATGTACCATCTCCTGTTTCTAGATCATCACCTGTGGGAGCTATTAAACGTGAAGTAAGAGGTGGAGACTTTGGTGGAAAACCTTCTGAAAATGTTGGTAAAGATCCATCTGCATCTACGGGTTCTTTGTCAGGGTCCTCGATTAGAAAGATTGGGACTCCAAATGCACATCGATCATCTTCCCCAAATTCAAAGATTGATCAAGTCAGTCAAACTACTTTACGAGAGTCTGTTTTACCCAGCTGTGGGGAAAAGAATAGACCTGTTTTGAACAGGCAGCGTGGAAACAGAGGAAGCCAAAATGCTAGAACCCAACAAGTTGGTGGTCATACAAAAG GAGTCTCACAGAACAAGGAATGGAAGCCTAAACCAATTCATAAATCTGTTGGACATAACCCTGGAGTAATTGGAACACCTGCAAAGTCTCAGGCTTGTCGTTCTGATGATATTTCCTTAAATTTGGAATCGGAGGCTGTTAAGGTGCAAGATAAGCTTTCGCATGTTCATATCAGTGAAAGCCAGAATGTCATCATCGCAGATCATATTCGCGTCCCAGAGACTGACCGATGTCAGCTTACTTTTGGTAGCTTTGTTCAAGAGTTTAGTTCTTCAGTGAATTCAGAATCTGCTTTCCAGGAATCATGCTCTTTAGAAGAACTTAGAGAAACTGATCGTAG TTCGCCAGTTTCTCCTCCAGAGACTGTAACAGATGGTCCTGGGGATAAGCCTATCGATATTCTTGATGATCATGTCAGAGTTTCTGAATCTGACTCACGTGTACCAGTGGCGTCTGAGCATCAGTTACCCGAAGAGAAGGAGGCTCACAGATCTGACAATTTGGATGAGTACTCGGAAATTCAATTGCTCAGTAGGAACGGTCCACATTATACTCCTTTAGAGTTTGAAGAGCAGCAAGATCCTCCTGAGTTGCAAAAAGCTCCT CAGGCATATGGTAATCACGGTAGTTATGACTCTCCGTATGAAAACGTACGAGGACAAGGATTACCATCTCAGCAAGAG GTGTTAAGTACTCAAATGGTGAACAATGGCCCTTCATCTACGATTCCCATgctgcagcagcagcagcaacaacaacagcagGCGTCAATGCAACAGATGTACTCGCAGGTTCAAGTTGCACATTTTCCCAATCTGATGCCTTATCGTCAGTTCGTCTCCTATGTTCCCCAGATGCCCATGCCAGGCTACTCAGGTAACCCAGCAGCGTATGCACATCCTTCAAATGGAAATAGCTATGTTCTGATGCCTGGAGGTGGTTCTCATCCTGGCTCAAACGGTGTCAAGTATGGCATCCAGCAATTCAAGCCAGTCCCAACAGGTGGTCCTACTGGTTTTGGGACTTACAACAACAACCCTAATGCGTATCAGATTAATACTCCCAATGTAGTTGGAAACGCCATGGGTCTTGAAGATCCATCTCGCATGAAATACAAAGATGGGAATATCTACGTTCAAAACCCTCAG CAGGCTGAGACTTCTGATATTTGGATGCAGAATCCAAGAGATCTTTCTAGCCTTCAGTCTCCTCCATATTACAACGTAGCTGGTCAAACGCCTCATGGTGCTTATTTACCATCCCATACATCACATCCATCCTTCAACGCCGCTGCACAATCTCCTCAAATGCAGTTCCAGGGTCTCTTCCATCCCCCACAACCTGGTGCAATGGCGAATCAACACCACATGGGACCTGGGCTTGGTGGTAATGTTGGGGTTGTGCCCTCTCCTCCCTCTCAACTTGGTGCTTATCAGCAATCACAACTTGGTCATCCCAATTGGGGAGCAAACTTCTGA